The Pseudophaeobacter arcticus DSM 23566 genome includes a region encoding these proteins:
- a CDS encoding SDR family NAD(P)-dependent oxidoreductase, translating into MTSAKTILITGASRGIGLLTAKSLASRGHTVYAGMRNLSGRNKGAAIELTAFSDSSDGRIVPIELDVADEAVCTAAVAKIEAEAPIDVLINNAGVMPVGLTEAFTVKQAQDLFDVNVYGIMRMSRAVLGAMRARKSGLIISLSSSAGRFGMPFFGLYCASKWAMEAYCESLHYELEPLGIESILVEPSGHGTDLVTTAPAPADLPRVQDYGDLANGRDRLLGMFQGMFEQGDASTDAVNVANRIADLVDMDAPRPIRTQIGQDMGVTAVNDAVMPIQAELIKGLKPVYMGGL; encoded by the coding sequence ATGACATCTGCAAAAACAATCCTCATTACCGGTGCAAGCCGGGGAATCGGTCTGCTCACAGCCAAATCCCTCGCGTCGCGCGGGCATACTGTTTACGCGGGAATGCGCAATCTGAGTGGGCGCAACAAAGGTGCCGCGATTGAATTGACCGCGTTTTCTGACAGTTCTGACGGCCGCATTGTGCCAATCGAATTGGATGTCGCGGACGAAGCTGTCTGCACTGCAGCAGTTGCAAAAATCGAAGCAGAGGCCCCGATTGATGTGCTGATCAATAACGCAGGCGTTATGCCTGTTGGCCTGACCGAGGCATTTACGGTCAAGCAGGCTCAAGATCTGTTTGACGTGAACGTGTACGGCATCATGCGGATGAGCCGCGCCGTTCTTGGGGCGATGCGCGCCAGAAAGTCTGGCCTTATCATCAGCCTAAGCTCTTCTGCAGGTCGCTTCGGGATGCCGTTCTTCGGACTGTACTGTGCCAGCAAATGGGCGATGGAAGCCTATTGTGAATCGCTGCACTATGAACTTGAACCTCTCGGCATCGAGTCAATTCTGGTCGAGCCCAGCGGCCACGGAACCGATCTGGTCACAACAGCCCCCGCACCTGCTGATTTGCCGCGCGTTCAGGATTATGGGGATTTGGCCAATGGCCGGGACCGTCTTCTTGGGATGTTTCAGGGCATGTTTGAGCAAGGGGATGCGAGCACGGATGCCGTCAACGTCGCAAATCGCATTGCGGATCTTGTGGACATGGACGCTCCGCGCCCGATCCGGACACAAATTGGCCAGGACATGGGGGTTACCGCCGTTAACGATGCAGTCATGCCAATACAAGCTGAGCTCATCAAAGGCCTGAAACCTGTCTACATGGGAGGCCTGTAA
- a CDS encoding putative quinol monooxygenase, protein MAGDQPKLFLFAVIQIKPEYFDAAKAALDAIIPPTLKEPGCHVFAAFVSQDRSNTLHLFECFEDEAALNAHYAQDYTTRVFKKYETWLSAPVEVTKMSASSRVSWEQFHG, encoded by the coding sequence ATGGCTGGCGATCAACCCAAACTGTTCCTGTTCGCGGTAATCCAGATAAAGCCCGAGTATTTCGACGCGGCCAAGGCCGCCCTGGATGCGATCATTCCGCCCACTCTGAAAGAGCCTGGGTGTCACGTCTTTGCGGCATTTGTCAGCCAAGATCGCAGCAACACGTTGCATCTGTTTGAATGCTTTGAAGATGAGGCGGCACTGAACGCCCACTACGCGCAAGACTACACCACACGCGTTTTCAAAAAATACGAAACATGGCTGAGCGCGCCTGTCGAAGTGACCAAGATGTCTGCAAGCTCTCGCGTGAGTTGGGAGCAGTTCCATGGATAA